One genomic window of Biomphalaria glabrata chromosome 9, xgBioGlab47.1, whole genome shotgun sequence includes the following:
- the LOC106061438 gene encoding uncharacterized protein LOC106061438 — protein MDYTVALFICGLILICDKSAAFQVQDSTSPGIEDNDLTPQDGTDRELDGQTSYTQPLALLDSVNSLGQARDPILFKLLGQAFRYRGLTDMEIADFLSDAASKLQWRQPEKRSWSRVSVQPRFATFGTKLVPNRKMENNGATLLRYGRST, from the coding sequence gtTGCACTTTTTATTTGTGGACTGATTTTGATCTGTGACAAAAGTGCTGCCTTTCAAGTTCAGGACAGTACATCGCCTGGGATAGAAGACAATGACCTGACACCTCAGGATGGAACAGATCGGGAACTGGACGGGCAAACCAGCTACACACAGCCGCTGGCCCTGCTGGACAGTGTGAACTCCCTGGGACAAGCCCGGGACCCCATTTTGTTTAAGCTCCTTGGCCAGGCCTTCAGATACAGAGGCCTGACCGACATGGAGATCGCAGACTTCCTGTCGGACGCGGCCAGCAAACTCCAGTGGAGGCAGCCGGAGAAGAGGTCATGGAGCCGCGTGAGTGTCCAGCCGAGGTTTGCCACTTTCGGAACAAAGCTCGTCCCCAACAGAAAGATGGAGAACAACGGAGCGACACTCTTACGCTACGGGAGGAGTACATAA